The Sulfolobus islandicus Y.N.15.51 sequence TAAAGGTCCATCCATTGATGCAGAAAGAGCCAGAGTTAAGCGATGACGTGATTCCTTGGAAGGAAACTTTAAGAAACAATTATACTCCACCATCAGTTGAGGTAAGGGCTGAAGATATTGCCGTAATTCCCTATACTTCGGGCACAACTGGAGTTCCAAAGGGTTGTATTCATACGCATTCAACCATATGGCCTACGATCTTGGGTTCAGTTATCTGGAATACGTTAGCGCCTTCTGCAGTAACCTTATCGTCGTTACCAGTATTTCACGTGACTGGTTTCGTTCATAGCTTAAACGCTCCATTATATATTGGGAGTACGATAGTTTTACTGACTATTTGGGATAGGGAGGCAGCCCTAGATGCGATAGAGAAGTATAAGGTCACCCATTGGACTAACATATCCACCATGGTTGTAGATTTGTTAGCTACACCAGGCGTAGAAAAGAGGAATTTGAGCTCGCTAATGCTGGTAGGTGGAGGAGGTGCTCCCATGCCTGAGGCTGTTGCTAGAAAGTTAAAGGAGTTAACTGGGTTAGATTATATTGAGGGTTACGGATTAACTGAAACCATGTCTCAAACCCATGTTAATCCTCCACAGAGACCTAAGTTACAGTGTTTAGGGATTCCACATTTTGGAGTTGACGCTTTAATAATCGATCCATCCACTGGTGAAGTGCTTCCACCTAATAGGGAAGGGGAAATAATAGTTAGGTGCCCTAGTTTATTTAAGGGTTATTGGAATAATGAGGAAGAAACTAGGAAGTCATTCATAACTGTTAATGGTTTAGAATATTTCAGAACTGGAGATCTTGGATATATGGATGAGGAAGGATATTTCTTTATCCTCGATAGAATAAAGAGAATGATAAATAGAGCGGGATATAAGGTATGGCCAACTAAGGTAGAAAACAAACTATATCAGCATCCGGCAGTTTTAGAAGCGTGTGTAGTTGCTACACCAGATCCGAGAACTAATGAGGAAGTTAAGGCGTATATAGTATTAAAACCAGAATATAAGGGGAAGATAAGTGCAGAAGAAATAAGGGAATGGTGTAAACAACACATGAGCGCTTATGAATATCCCAGGGTTATAGAATTTGTAGATTCATTACCAAAGAGTGGATCAGGTAAAATATTGTGGAGGATACTTCAAGAGAAAGAGAAAGGAATCAGTAACAAATAAGCTAATGAGAAGTTAGAGATTTTTTTACTAATACGAAGAATATTAATTACAATAGATCATGATAATTTTGAAGAAATACAGTTTATTATATGGCTTATATTGGGCTCGGCTATTCTTCTAATGTTGTCCTCCCCTAAAAGTTTAGATAACATTCCAAGATCTACCCTGGCAAACCAACTCACTCTAGTAATTTCCTCACCTTCCTCTAATCCCATGACGATATTAAACTTTATTCCAACCCCAGCAGATCTACCGTTACCGTTTATCTCTACACTAGTCTCTTTTTCAAGGATATTTGCAGTTATTAAGGCAGTTAATGTGCTCATATGGGGTATTTTCATTTGCGACACATCTAGCTTGAAATTCGCTTTAAATGCATTATTCATTACCTCATAGCTCTGTAATCCAGGGAGGCATTCTGCAAACTGCTTAGGATTAGTTAAGAATTCCTTAGCTGCGTTTATCTTTTTCTTTACCTCAAAAATTCCCTTAAAATCCATTTCCTATATCCTCCCCCTAGAAATTAGTGATAAAAAAATATATAGTGAACTTAAATACCTTTCCTCATCTAAGGATCCTTTCCTATCTAAAATACTCTTCACCACCGCTTTAGGTATCCCAATCCTTTCAGCGTAATCCAACAGATTAATATCTAGAGGGCTAATCAGCTTAGTCATTGCAGTTTTACTCACACTCTTTATGCCTAGCTTAGAAGAGACTAAATCAGCTACTCTTTCTCCAACTAGTCTACCAGTTGTAAACTTACCACCAATTACGGATACTAATCCTCTTAACCCATTTTCTTTTTCGTGATCAATTAATCTAAAATCCCTAGTAGCCTCTCTTGCAGAGACATCAATTCTAATTAAAGGTCTTATGGAGGCATAAGATCTAACTACCTTCATTTCCTTTAATTTTGGTATTAGGTAAGCTCCCTCACTTACTAACATATTAATATCTTCATCTGACATGGTGAAGTTGTCTGGATCCTCAATAATTGTAGCTGTAGTTCCTAGAATTGACGAATCAGCGTATGGTACAATTATGTCTCCATCAGAGGGCGGTCTCAATCTATTAATAACCATGTTGTTAACCCTTTGGGCAAAGACTGTCATAATTCCCGCAGTTGGCATTATTGGTATTTCCTCTAAACCAGCCATCCTTATAATTTTGAAGGACCAGGGTCCTGCTGTATTAACTATAAAGTCAGATTTTATCACGTTAGTAGTATTGTTTATTTTGTCGAAAACCTTAACTCCCTTAACACTATCTTTATCCCTTATAAACTCTACTACCTCATTATACGTTAAAATCTTAGCTCCGTTTAACGATGCTGTAACTGCGACGCTAGCCATTAGGTCGTAACCATAAACTACTTTGTCGGGAACCCAAATCGCCAGCTTTGTATCCCTATTAATAAAGGGTTCACTCTGTAACAACTCATTAACGTCCACGACTTTATGTTCGATTCCAACTTCTTTTAACGCTTTCATGAAAGTTTCAGAGAATTGTAGGTCATCGTTAGTAATGCCAAGAAATACTCCACCAGTATCTTTCACTGCATGAGGAGCAATTTTCGATATTATCTTATTCTCTTGAATACACTCCTTAGCGGATTCTGGATCAGATACCGCATATCTAGCCCCACTATGAAGAAGCCCGTGAAATTTTCCGGAAGTTCCAGAACCTATATCGCTTCTTTCTACCAGTATTATGTCAATTCCTCTTAACGCTAAATCTAAGGCAGTAAATAAACCGCTGATTCCTCCTCCAATTACTGTTACTGTAGATTTAATCTCCATAGTAATGTGTTACGAACCTAGCATTAAAAATGTTGATATTGGTAACTCGCTTATAGATATATCACTTGTAAATTTTGTTTTTTAAAATGTATCTAGTAATCAATATTACTTAGATATAAATCCAAATATCTTCCTAAAATGATCTAAAAGAGTTAAATATTAGTTAAACAAATAATTTTATTGTGCCTAATAGCTTCATCTTTGCAATAGATGAGGGAACAACAAGTGCTAGGGCAATAATCTACAATCAAGATTTAGAAATAGTAGGAATAGGTCAACACGAGTTCCCTCAGCATTATCCACAACCAGGGTATGTTGAACATAACCCCCATGAGATATGGAATTCACAAATGCTGGCCATAAAGGAGGCGATGGAAAAGGCAAAGATTGAGGGCAAGCAGATTACCGGAATTGGAGTGACCAATCAGAGGGAGACTATAATACTGTGGGATGTAAAAAGTGGAAAGCCAATTTACAATGCAATAGTTTGGCAAGATAGAAGAACTTCACATACAACAGATTGGCTAAAGTCAAATTACTTTAGGATGATTAAGGATAAAACGGGGCTAGTTCCAGACCCTTATTTTAGCGCATCCAAGATAAAGTGGATATTGGATAACGTTCCTAATGCAAGGGAAAAGGCTGAAAGAGGAGAAATAAAGTTTGGAACTGTAGATACGTATCTAATATGGAAATTAACTAATGGGAAAGTTCACATAACTGATTATTCAAACGCCTCAAGAACCGTGTTATTTAATGAATCCTATCTGTTTCGTTAATATTGGAAAGTAAAATACGCCAAGTACTGATGCAACTCTACTAATTTCAGTAGCAAATCCTTGTCCAACCGCCCTAACTGGAGTTGGATATAGTTCAGTTGGATAAAATAATGTTACTGCTCCTGACCATTGTTCAAAGGCTACGAACAACATGAAATATGGTACTAATATTCCTCCAGTGACCTTATAAACTCCTCCTAGATAAAGTAATAGCGTCATGAAACCTAATCCAACTAGAAGTACCATTCTTCTTCATAAAGAGTCAACAAGGAGATCAGCAATAATATATCCTAAAATGGAAGCTCCAGCGATAGCCTGAGTCCCCAGTACTGCCTCATATTTAGATGGAAATGCAAATTCTTCAGGTAAAGCTGGATAATACAGACCATCCCATAAGCGGCAACATCAAATAGGAATCAAACACTAGTTACAAAAAGTGTAATCTTTAGTAGTTTTCCCTTAAATAAATCGGCTACACCTCTATTATCTGCAATTTCCCAGAACTTTGTTGAACTTTTCATCTCGAGATTGTTATTGGGAGTTGGAATAGGTGGAGATTTCCCATAAGTAGCATATTAATGTCTGAACTTTCACCTTCAAGATCTAGGGGAAGATATTTGACTGGGTCCGTAGCAATGTATTGGGTTGGTGTTGCAATTTCCGGAATCGTAACGTTATTTTTATTGCCTATCGGAAATTACTTCTGGAGATGTATTTTTAATTGGGTTTATGCCAAAAACTAAGAAGAAAAGATCGAGATCAATTATCTTATTTCTACCCATCTTATCTGATAACCATCCAAATAATATGGAGCCTGGTATCATACCAATCAACGATGCAGCTAACAATAAACTATACTGGGCAGTTGTTAAGGAGATCTGTTTATATATTACCGTAACCGCAAATGATATTGCGTTTAAATCGTAACCGTCTAGTAAAAACCTGCTGAAGCTACTATGAACGTTTTAATCCTTGTTGAAAGTTGAATATTATCGAAGTAGCTCATTGCAATTATCTCATTATTTTATAAATAAAAGTGTTTCTACGTGAAAAAGGTTCACTTGGAGAGATATTTCCAAGATAGTACTATACCGATTGTAGATAATATTAATGCGAATAATCCTAGATAAAGGAAGTCTAGGCCAAGATTAGTGCTTATTCCTAGCAATAATCCTCTTGCAACACCATTGGAATACGTTAATGGATTAATGTATGCTACTGGCTTTAACCAGTACGGCATTGATTTCACTGGATAGAATGCGTTGCTGGTAAAGAGTAATGGTAGGTTTAATAAATTCATTATTGCCATTTGGGACTCCCAACTTATGACTCTCAGTGCCAGCATTAGGAATAGTGAAGATAATCCGAAAGCCATGAGAAACAATGCAGCGTAAACTCCTAGGAAGTCAAGAGGGTTAATTCCAGGATAGAAGGTCATTCCTAACAATATAGCTACTGCAAGGACAATCGTAGCTTGCACTAGTGACCTTATTACAGCAGATAACACTTTACCTATTATTATATTCCCTCTGGCTACAGGAGTAGTTAGAATTCTATCTAGTACTCCCAATCTTCTGTCCCAAACTATAGACATACCGCTCTGCATCGATGTGAATAGCACTATGAAGGATAGCATTCCAGCCGCTAGGAAGGAGAAGTAATCACTAGTCCCGAAGGTCTGTTTAAGTATTTCTAAACCTATTTGATCTAACACTTGCTTTGGTATTGTTAGGCCAGGGATGTTATAGGAGGTCCCAGTAAAGATGCTACCTAGATTCATCGCTTTACCGAATATTCCTATCCAGAATATTGGCTGTATTAATGAAAGGAGAAGTATCACTGGAGCCTTATACCACTTCTTCAATTCTCTAGATGCTAAAGTCCACAAACCGTGAAAAACGGAATAGTTATTTTTTTCCTCCTCTATCATGTTCTCGCCCTCCTCATAGTTCTTCTAAATGCGAACATTTCTTGTGCGCTAGCATCTTCATCTCTCAGCCTCTTTCCAGTGAACTCCATATATACCTCATCCATTGTTGGTTCAGTAATTGACATTCTACTAACCTTAATACCATTTTTAACTAAAGACTCTAGGATCTCTGGAGCTTTCTCCTCACCATTCCTAACCTTAATTCTAATACCATCATTTGCTTTCTTTACATTTAATATTCCATCTATTGAGGAAACTACCTTAATTGCCAATTCGTCATTATTGGTCTGGAGTGAAACTAAATCCCCACCAATCTTCTCTTTTAACTCCTTGGGGCTTCCTATTGCTAAAATCTTTCCCTTATCAATAATTGCAATTCTATCCCCGTACATGTCAGCCTCCTCTAAATAGTGCGTGGTAACAAATATTGTCATCTTATATTCCTCCTTTAGCTTCATTATGTATTGCCATATTGCAGCCCTAGTTTGCGCGTCTAAACCTAACGTTGGCTCATCTAAGAACAGTATTCTAGGTCTACTTATTAGTGACATAGCAATTTCCAATCTCCTCCTCATACCTCCAGAATACGTTTCAACTTTTCTCTTAGCAGCATAAGTTAACTCAACCATTTCAAGTAACTCCTTAGATCTCTCCTCTGCTACTTTCTTTGGTATTCCGTAAAGTCCTGCCATCATCATCATGTTTTCCCAACCAGTCAAATCCTCATCCGCAGTGTATTCTTGTGGTACTACGCCTATTGATTGTCTAACATGTGCGGGCTGTTTTATTACATCATATCCATTAACAGTTGCAGTTCCTTCAGACGGTGTTAATACAGTAGTTAACATTTTTATTGTGGTTGACTTCCCAGCCCCATTAGGACCTAGAAAGCCAAATATTTCACCCTCATATACTTCAAAATTAATGTGATCAACCGCAACGGACTTTCCAAATCTCTTAGTCAGATTTATAGCTTTTATCGCGAGATTACGCACCTTTAACGACCTCCTCTATTTCCTTTACCGCGTTCAAGATCCTCTCTTTATATTCAAAGAGTTTATTCTTTTCGACTTCCTTAAAGAATTGCGCTAGTCCTTCTAGTTCTTGTATAGAATCTTCAATGCTATTTATCTGCTTAATGGGTAAGATCTCCTTAATCTCCTCTATTCCTTTAACAGTGATCTTGTATTTGCCATCAGAAGTTCTCTCTATTGTTCCTTCTTCTACCATTTTATTAAGAAGTGGATATATTGAACCAGGAGAAGGTTTCCAAAAGCCCCAGCTCATTTTGTTAATATCATCGATAATGTCAATGCCTCTTTTTGGAGATTGCCATAGTAGCCAAAGGGTCATTAATCTTAATCTTCCTTTTTGTCTTACTATTAACTCACTCATACTATCAGAATCGATAGTAATAAATTTAAAGTTACCCAATTATCGGTATCGATAGTAATCATTGCAACCCTCTAGGGTTGTCTTAATAATCTTTAATTAGTAAATTCTAAATTTACTATTTTGTATCATTTTCTGTTTTTCTTTTGTTTATAACTTTTATCAGAATATGGTAAATTCTATATACGCTGTTTGTAGAGAATCAAGATTATATGATAAACTATTTTGCTAAAAGCGAATTAGATTTGGAGACTAAAAAATCAAATTCCTTATTAGTTTACGTTGTGTATTCTTAAAGAAAGATTCTGTAATATTAATCTTCATAAGGTTGGTTTTGAAATTGGATTCTTCTTAACCTAAAAAGTATTCTAGATAAACTTTAATAGCATGGGTACCCAGGAGTACCCATAAAATTCATCTTCGGTAAACCAGTTGATGAACCTTTTGATAGGGAAAACGAGATAAGGCAACTAGTTGAAATGGCAAATAGAAGGCAACCAACTACAATAATCGGTGTGAGAAGGATAGGAAAGACTTCGGTAATATTGAAAGGTTTAAAAATGGTTGAGACTCCAAAAGTCTATCTCTCTGCAGTGCTTTGTGGGCTATTTCAATTTATTTCATAAGCATGATATGATACATTAAGAATTTTTTAGTGATTACTATTTATTTCAACGTTATTCGCAAGCTCACACCCTAATACCCGGAGCTCTACCAACTAAAGAATTAGCCAAGTGGACCATCCACGCGTAAGCCCAGAACTTGAGCTTAGCCTCAACCACTTGCCCTAAAAAACTCCTACGGGGCAATCCACGCAAAACAAGAGAACGAATAAAACCAAGTATTACAAG is a genomic window containing:
- a CDS encoding PadR family transcriptional regulator yields the protein MSELIVRQKGRLRLMTLWLLWQSPKRGIDIIDDINKMSWGFWKPSPGSIYPLLNKMVEEGTIERTSDGKYKITVKGIEEIKEILPIKQINSIEDSIQELEGLAQFFKEVEKNKLFEYKERILNAVKEIEEVVKGA
- a CDS encoding ATP-binding protein translates to MKFIFGKPVDEPFDRENEIRQLVEMANRRQPTTIIGVRRIGKTSVILKGLKMVETPKVYLSAVLCGLFQFIS
- a CDS encoding ABC transporter permease gives rise to the protein MIEEEKNNYSVFHGLWTLASRELKKWYKAPVILLLSLIQPIFWIGIFGKAMNLGSIFTGTSYNIPGLTIPKQVLDQIGLEILKQTFGTSDYFSFLAAGMLSFIVLFTSMQSGMSIVWDRRLGVLDRILTTPVARGNIIIGKVLSAVIRSLVQATIVLAVAILLGMTFYPGINPLDFLGVYAALFLMAFGLSSLFLMLALRVISWESQMAIMNLLNLPLLFTSNAFYPVKSMPYWLKPVAYINPLTYSNGVARGLLLGISTNLGLDFLYLGLFALILSTIGIVLSWKYLSK
- a CDS encoding ATP-binding cassette domain-containing protein → MRNLAIKAINLTKRFGKSVAVDHINFEVYEGEIFGFLGPNGAGKSTTIKMLTTVLTPSEGTATVNGYDVIKQPAHVRQSIGVVPQEYTADEDLTGWENMMMMAGLYGIPKKVAEERSKELLEMVELTYAAKRKVETYSGGMRRRLEIAMSLISRPRILFLDEPTLGLDAQTRAAIWQYIMKLKEEYKMTIFVTTHYLEEADMYGDRIAIIDKGKILAIGSPKELKEKIGGDLVSLQTNNDELAIKVVSSIDGILNVKKANDGIRIKVRNGEEKAPEILESLVKNGIKVSRMSITEPTMDEVYMEFTGKRLRDEDASAQEMFAFRRTMRRART
- a CDS encoding long-chain fatty acid--CoA ligase, giving the protein MNQSILSDRPWFKYWPPKLPKSLDYPEVPLFNIVEVSSQRYPNKTAIIYYGNRITYRELWEIILRFSAFLHNELKVRKGDRIAVFMPNSIQWVIAYFGILRANAILIPINPLLAEDELNYILRDSGSVGVITLSSYLNKVLKAKENTQVKWVIAGKFKDYLPEKPEIKVHPLMQKEPELSDDVIPWKETLRNNYTPPSVEVRAEDIAVIPYTSGTTGVPKGCIHTHSTIWPTILGSVIWNTLAPSAVTLSSLPVFHVTGFVHSLNAPLYIGSTIVLLTIWDREAALDAIEKYKVTHWTNISTMVVDLLATPGVEKRNLSSLMLVGGGGAPMPEAVARKLKELTGLDYIEGYGLTETMSQTHVNPPQRPKLQCLGIPHFGVDALIIDPSTGEVLPPNREGEIIVRCPSLFKGYWNNEEETRKSFITVNGLEYFRTGDLGYMDEEGYFFILDRIKRMINRAGYKVWPTKVENKLYQHPAVLEACVVATPDPRTNEEVKAYIVLKPEYKGKISAEEIREWCKQHMSAYEYPRVIEFVDSLPKSGSGKILWRILQEKEKGISNK
- a CDS encoding FAD-dependent oxidoreductase; the encoded protein is MEIKSTVTVIGGGISGLFTALDLALRGIDIILVERSDIGSGTSGKFHGLLHSGARYAVSDPESAKECIQENKIISKIAPHAVKDTGGVFLGITNDDLQFSETFMKALKEVGIEHKVVDVNELLQSEPFINRDTKLAIWVPDKVVYGYDLMASVAVTASLNGAKILTYNEVVEFIRDKDSVKGVKVFDKINNTTNVIKSDFIVNTAGPWSFKIIRMAGLEEIPIMPTAGIMTVFAQRVNNMVINRLRPPSDGDIIVPYADSSILGTTATIIEDPDNFTMSDEDINMLVSEGAYLIPKLKEMKVVRSYASIRPLIRIDVSAREATRDFRLIDHEKENGLRGLVSVIGGKFTTGRLVGERVADLVSSKLGIKSVSKTAMTKLISPLDINLLDYAERIGIPKAVVKSILDRKGSLDEERYLSSLYIFLSLISRGRI
- a CDS encoding MFS transporter; the encoded protein is MVLLVGLGFMTLLLYLGGVYKVTGGILVPYFMLFVAFEQWSGAVTLFYPTELYPTPVRAVGQGFATEISRVASVLGVFYFPILTKQIGFIK
- a CDS encoding CoxG family protein, coding for MDFKGIFEVKKKINAAKEFLTNPKQFAECLPGLQSYEVMNNAFKANFKLDVSQMKIPHMSTLTALITANILEKETSVEINGNGRSAGVGIKFNIVMGLEEGEEITRVSWFARVDLGMLSKLLGEDNIRRIAEPNISHIINCISSKLS